A single window of Microbispora hainanensis DNA harbors:
- a CDS encoding Rrf2 family transcriptional regulator yields the protein MSRTIDDSPRATAPETARWAPGGPSRGTVVLLHGRGEHPRLYDRLGKRLSGDGYTVVAPALDAGPPDLSALFGPDDTAPRVLAGSDSGALAAARLAEHRPAAIAGLILAGLPLGPPDRPPLDQDAELTARTACGVHTALLSRDPGFRWGALDEPLDPPPPAWRLPRLPTLVLHGEADMIAPVRPVKALVRRHPSATLVVTPGGAHDVLNDKDHRSVAARIVLFLESLGGRSTPAQRPQRAASGAWRPSVMNISARSDYAVRAAIHLAGTGDTPTKCETIARAQDIPLTFLNGLLGSLRQAGLVHSQRGCEGGYWLARPAESISVADVMRAVEGPLAAVQGGAPGDLAYTGDARPLRDVWVALQRSLESMLEQVTLRHLLDGDLPDDLLRHIKGAP from the coding sequence ATGTCACGAACCATCGACGACTCCCCGCGCGCCACCGCGCCGGAAACGGCGCGGTGGGCGCCGGGCGGCCCCTCTCGGGGCACCGTCGTCCTCCTGCACGGCCGCGGCGAGCACCCCCGGCTGTACGACCGGCTCGGCAAGCGCCTGAGCGGCGACGGCTACACCGTCGTCGCCCCCGCCCTGGACGCGGGGCCGCCCGACCTCAGCGCCCTGTTCGGGCCGGACGACACGGCCCCGCGCGTCCTCGCTGGCTCCGACAGCGGCGCCCTCGCGGCGGCGCGGCTCGCCGAGCACCGCCCGGCCGCGATCGCCGGGCTCATCCTGGCGGGCCTCCCGCTCGGCCCGCCGGACCGCCCGCCCCTCGACCAGGACGCCGAGCTCACCGCCCGGACCGCGTGCGGGGTGCACACCGCCCTGCTGTCCCGCGACCCGGGGTTCCGCTGGGGCGCCCTGGACGAACCGCTCGACCCGCCGCCGCCCGCGTGGCGGCTCCCGCGGCTGCCGACCCTGGTGCTGCACGGCGAGGCCGACATGATCGCGCCCGTCCGCCCCGTGAAGGCGCTCGTCCGGCGGCACCCGTCCGCGACCCTGGTGGTCACCCCGGGCGGCGCGCACGACGTGCTGAACGACAAGGACCACCGCAGCGTCGCGGCCCGCATCGTCCTGTTCCTCGAATCGCTGGGCGGGCGAAGCACCCCCGCCCAGCGCCCCCAGCGCGCCGCGTCGGGCGCGTGGCGTCCGAGCGTCATGAATATCTCCGCCCGTTCCGACTACGCCGTCCGCGCCGCGATCCACCTCGCGGGGACGGGCGACACCCCGACCAAGTGCGAGACGATCGCCAGGGCCCAGGACATCCCGCTCACCTTCCTCAACGGCTTGCTCGGCTCGCTGCGCCAGGCAGGGCTCGTCCACAGCCAGCGCGGATGCGAGGGCGGCTACTGGCTGGCGCGCCCCGCCGAGTCGATCTCGGTCGCCGACGTGATGCGGGCGGTGGAGGGCCCGCTGGCGGCCGTCCAGGGCGGCGCCCCCGGCGACCTCGCCTACACCGGCGACGCCCGACCGCTGCGGGACGTCTGGGTCGCCCTCCAGCGGAGCCTCGAATCGATGCTGGAGCAGGTCACCCTCCGCCACCTGCTGGACGGCGACCTGCCGGACGACCTCCTCCGACACATCAAGGGCGCCCCCTAG